A window of Primulina tabacum isolate GXHZ01 chromosome 4, ASM2559414v2, whole genome shotgun sequence contains these coding sequences:
- the LOC142543451 gene encoding VAN3-binding protein-like isoform X1: MEKAQFQPMFRPPETPMEPMEFLARSWSVSAFEVTKVLAPPPPKLPPRSGHKNIRDGGETILEDVSHDLEAASATVSGNPFSFACSETSQLVMERIMSHSVQQDVSPRTSRRLSHSSGPLHGGQSCGSHTNSPPASPSEIDDPENSQWSIPVSNQYRGCAAASGTATSGGGKTVGRWLKDRREKKKEEARVQNAQLHATISVAGVAAAIAAIAAATAASSRAGKDEQMAKTDIAVASAAILVAAQCVEAAELMGAERERLASVVSSAVNVRSAGDIMTLTAAAATALRGAATLKARAMKEVWNIASVIPVDKGMRHTNGGSDNGSSNDSFSGELVREENFLGICGQELLAKGCELLKRTRKGDLHWKIVSVYINRMGQVMLKMKSRHVAGTFTKKKKNVVLEVLKDIPPWAGRHLLEGGEHRRYFALKTVARGVVEFECRNQREYDMWTQGVTRLFAIAAEKNNGRKDVIFS; this comes from the exons ATGGAGAAGGCTCAGTTTCAGCCGATGTTTAGGCCACCAGAAACTCCAATGGAGCCAATGGAGTTTCTGGCACGTTCTTGGAGTGTTTCGGCCTTCGAAGTTACAAAAGTTTTGGCTCCACCGCCACCCAAGCTTCCACCGAGGAGTGGTCACAAAAACATAAGGGATGGCGGTGAAACTATACTTGAAGATGTCTCCCACGACTTGGAGGCTGCTTCGGCCACTGTTTCCGGGAACCCTTTCTCATTTGCTTGTTCTGAGACGTCTCAGCTTGTTATGGAGCGTATCATGTCGCATTCT GTGCAGCAGGATGTATCACCACGCACTTCTAGAAGGCTATCACACAGCAGTGGCCCTCTGCATGGAGGCCAGAGCTGCGGCTCTCACACTAACAGCCCCCCTGCTTCCCCCTCTGAAATTGATGACCCCGag AATTCACAATGGAGCATTCCGGTGAGCAACCAGTACAGAGGCTGTGCCGCTGCTAGTGGAACTGCCACGAGTGGTGGAGGAAAAACAGTGGGGCGGTGGTTGAAAGACCGAAGAGAGAAAAAGAAAGAGGAGGCAAGGGTGCAAAACGCACAGCTACATGCTACAATTTCGGTTGCAGGGGTTGCTGCTGCTATAGCTGCGATTGCTGCGGCCACTGCTGCGTCGTCCCGTGCTGGAAAAGATGAACAGATGGCGAAAACAGACATAGCTGTTGCATCTGCCGCCATATTGGTGGCTGCACAATGTGTCGAAGCAGCTGAGCTGATGGGAGCCGAGCGGGAACGCTTGGCTTCAGTCGTGAGCTCAGCTGTGAATGTTCGTTCAGCTGGGGATATCATGACCTTGACGGCTGCTGCAGCTACTG CGCTACGCGGTGCTGCCACATTGAAAGCAAGGGCAATGAAGGAAGTGTGGAACATTGCTTCTGTGATCCCTGTGGACAAGGGCATGAGACATACAAATGGTGGGAGTGATAATGGAAGTTCAAATGACAGTTTTAGTGGCGAACTTGTTCGCGAAGAAAATTTTCTTGGAATCTGCGGTCAAGAGTTGCTAGCCAAAGGTTGTGAACTTCTGAAAAGAACGCGCAAGG GTGATCTTCATTGGAAAATAGTGTCAGTATATATAAACAGAATGGGACAG GTGATGCTCAAGATGAAGAGCAGACATGTTGCTGGTACCTTTactaaaaagaaaaaga ATGTAGTCTTGGAGGTGTTGAAAGATATCCCTCCATGGGCGGGCCGCCATCTTCTGGAAGGCGGCGAGCACCGGAGGTATTTCGCATTGAAGACCGTTGCACGAGGGGTGGTCGAGTTCGAATGTAGGAATCAAAGAGAATATGATATGTGGACTCAAGGGGTTACAAGATTATTCGCAATTGCAGCAGAGAAGAACAATGGACGCAAAGATGttatattttcttga
- the LOC142543451 gene encoding VAN3-binding protein-like isoform X2, with amino-acid sequence MEKAQFQPMFRPPETPMEPMEFLARSWSVSAFEVTKVLAPPPPKLPPRSGHKNIRDGGETILEDVSHDLEAASATVSGNPFSFACSETSQLVMERIMSHSQDVSPRTSRRLSHSSGPLHGGQSCGSHTNSPPASPSEIDDPENSQWSIPVSNQYRGCAAASGTATSGGGKTVGRWLKDRREKKKEEARVQNAQLHATISVAGVAAAIAAIAAATAASSRAGKDEQMAKTDIAVASAAILVAAQCVEAAELMGAERERLASVVSSAVNVRSAGDIMTLTAAAATALRGAATLKARAMKEVWNIASVIPVDKGMRHTNGGSDNGSSNDSFSGELVREENFLGICGQELLAKGCELLKRTRKGDLHWKIVSVYINRMGQVMLKMKSRHVAGTFTKKKKNVVLEVLKDIPPWAGRHLLEGGEHRRYFALKTVARGVVEFECRNQREYDMWTQGVTRLFAIAAEKNNGRKDVIFS; translated from the exons ATGGAGAAGGCTCAGTTTCAGCCGATGTTTAGGCCACCAGAAACTCCAATGGAGCCAATGGAGTTTCTGGCACGTTCTTGGAGTGTTTCGGCCTTCGAAGTTACAAAAGTTTTGGCTCCACCGCCACCCAAGCTTCCACCGAGGAGTGGTCACAAAAACATAAGGGATGGCGGTGAAACTATACTTGAAGATGTCTCCCACGACTTGGAGGCTGCTTCGGCCACTGTTTCCGGGAACCCTTTCTCATTTGCTTGTTCTGAGACGTCTCAGCTTGTTATGGAGCGTATCATGTCGCATTCT CAGGATGTATCACCACGCACTTCTAGAAGGCTATCACACAGCAGTGGCCCTCTGCATGGAGGCCAGAGCTGCGGCTCTCACACTAACAGCCCCCCTGCTTCCCCCTCTGAAATTGATGACCCCGag AATTCACAATGGAGCATTCCGGTGAGCAACCAGTACAGAGGCTGTGCCGCTGCTAGTGGAACTGCCACGAGTGGTGGAGGAAAAACAGTGGGGCGGTGGTTGAAAGACCGAAGAGAGAAAAAGAAAGAGGAGGCAAGGGTGCAAAACGCACAGCTACATGCTACAATTTCGGTTGCAGGGGTTGCTGCTGCTATAGCTGCGATTGCTGCGGCCACTGCTGCGTCGTCCCGTGCTGGAAAAGATGAACAGATGGCGAAAACAGACATAGCTGTTGCATCTGCCGCCATATTGGTGGCTGCACAATGTGTCGAAGCAGCTGAGCTGATGGGAGCCGAGCGGGAACGCTTGGCTTCAGTCGTGAGCTCAGCTGTGAATGTTCGTTCAGCTGGGGATATCATGACCTTGACGGCTGCTGCAGCTACTG CGCTACGCGGTGCTGCCACATTGAAAGCAAGGGCAATGAAGGAAGTGTGGAACATTGCTTCTGTGATCCCTGTGGACAAGGGCATGAGACATACAAATGGTGGGAGTGATAATGGAAGTTCAAATGACAGTTTTAGTGGCGAACTTGTTCGCGAAGAAAATTTTCTTGGAATCTGCGGTCAAGAGTTGCTAGCCAAAGGTTGTGAACTTCTGAAAAGAACGCGCAAGG GTGATCTTCATTGGAAAATAGTGTCAGTATATATAAACAGAATGGGACAG GTGATGCTCAAGATGAAGAGCAGACATGTTGCTGGTACCTTTactaaaaagaaaaaga ATGTAGTCTTGGAGGTGTTGAAAGATATCCCTCCATGGGCGGGCCGCCATCTTCTGGAAGGCGGCGAGCACCGGAGGTATTTCGCATTGAAGACCGTTGCACGAGGGGTGGTCGAGTTCGAATGTAGGAATCAAAGAGAATATGATATGTGGACTCAAGGGGTTACAAGATTATTCGCAATTGCAGCAGAGAAGAACAATGGACGCAAAGATGttatattttcttga
- the LOC142543451 gene encoding VAN3-binding protein-like isoform X3: MEKAQFQPMFRPPETPMEPMEFLARSWSVSAFEVTKVLAPPPPKLPPRSGHKNIRDGGETILEDVSHDLEAASATVSGNPFSFACSETSQLVMERIMSHSVQQDVSPRTSRRLSHSSGPLHGGQSCGSHTNSPPASPSEIDDPENSQWSIPVSNQYRGCAAASGTATSGGGKTVGRWLKDRREKKKEEARVQNAQLHATISVAGVAAAIAAIAAATAASSRAGKDEQMAKTDIAVASAAILVAAQCVEAAELMGAERERLASVVSSAVNVRSAGDIMTLTAAAATALRGAATLKARAMKEVWNIASVIPVDKGMRHTNGGSDNGSSNDSFSGELVREENFLGICGQELLAKGCELLKRTRKGDLHWKIVSVYINRMGQVMLKMKSRHVAGTFTKKKKSEFLSIILGSGASFYFGI, translated from the exons ATGGAGAAGGCTCAGTTTCAGCCGATGTTTAGGCCACCAGAAACTCCAATGGAGCCAATGGAGTTTCTGGCACGTTCTTGGAGTGTTTCGGCCTTCGAAGTTACAAAAGTTTTGGCTCCACCGCCACCCAAGCTTCCACCGAGGAGTGGTCACAAAAACATAAGGGATGGCGGTGAAACTATACTTGAAGATGTCTCCCACGACTTGGAGGCTGCTTCGGCCACTGTTTCCGGGAACCCTTTCTCATTTGCTTGTTCTGAGACGTCTCAGCTTGTTATGGAGCGTATCATGTCGCATTCT GTGCAGCAGGATGTATCACCACGCACTTCTAGAAGGCTATCACACAGCAGTGGCCCTCTGCATGGAGGCCAGAGCTGCGGCTCTCACACTAACAGCCCCCCTGCTTCCCCCTCTGAAATTGATGACCCCGag AATTCACAATGGAGCATTCCGGTGAGCAACCAGTACAGAGGCTGTGCCGCTGCTAGTGGAACTGCCACGAGTGGTGGAGGAAAAACAGTGGGGCGGTGGTTGAAAGACCGAAGAGAGAAAAAGAAAGAGGAGGCAAGGGTGCAAAACGCACAGCTACATGCTACAATTTCGGTTGCAGGGGTTGCTGCTGCTATAGCTGCGATTGCTGCGGCCACTGCTGCGTCGTCCCGTGCTGGAAAAGATGAACAGATGGCGAAAACAGACATAGCTGTTGCATCTGCCGCCATATTGGTGGCTGCACAATGTGTCGAAGCAGCTGAGCTGATGGGAGCCGAGCGGGAACGCTTGGCTTCAGTCGTGAGCTCAGCTGTGAATGTTCGTTCAGCTGGGGATATCATGACCTTGACGGCTGCTGCAGCTACTG CGCTACGCGGTGCTGCCACATTGAAAGCAAGGGCAATGAAGGAAGTGTGGAACATTGCTTCTGTGATCCCTGTGGACAAGGGCATGAGACATACAAATGGTGGGAGTGATAATGGAAGTTCAAATGACAGTTTTAGTGGCGAACTTGTTCGCGAAGAAAATTTTCTTGGAATCTGCGGTCAAGAGTTGCTAGCCAAAGGTTGTGAACTTCTGAAAAGAACGCGCAAGG GTGATCTTCATTGGAAAATAGTGTCAGTATATATAAACAGAATGGGACAG GTGATGCTCAAGATGAAGAGCAGACATGTTGCTGGTACCTTTactaaaaagaaaaagagtgaGTTTTTATCGATTATTC TAGGAAGTGGGGCTTCTTTCTATTTTGGGATTTGA
- the LOC142543450 gene encoding chlorophyllase-2-like, which yields MNSAPTISTPASTNIFSLGKYPTNFITIESRTCGFSSKVSPFSPPKPLLICSPTETGEFPVLLLLHGYLLYNSFYSQLIQHIASHGFIVVAPQLYTVAGPDSHEEIEATAKIINWLSEGLVHFLPPQVNPNLNKLGLAGHSRGGKVAFGLALRKSNLTTLDISAIIGIDPVDGMDKGRQTPPPILSYAPHSFDLGGSGVLVIGSGLGEIKKNPLFPPCAPKGVNHQDFYNECCKPAYYFVAKDYGHLDMLDDDTKGIRGKATFCLCKNGKCREPMRRFVGGVVVAFLKGYLEGDMRELTGLREGREMLPVELQRFECLV from the exons ATGAATTCAGCACCTACCATCTCCACTCCTGCTTCTACAAATATCTTCAGTCTTGGAAAATACCCAACAAATTTCATAACTATCGAGTCAAGAACATGCGGTTTCAGCAGTAAAGTTTCCCCCTTTTCACCCCCAAAGCCTCTTTTAATTTGCAGCCCGACAGAAACAGGAGAGTTCCCTGTGCTGTTACTTCTTCACGGGTATCTACTCTACAACTCTTTCTATTCTCAACTTATCCAACATATTGCATCCCATGGGTTCATTGTTGTGGCGCCGCAG TTATACACCGTGGCGGGACCAGATTCGCACGAAGAAATCGAGGCAACAGCCAAGATAATCAACTGGTTGTCCGAGGGATTAGTCCATTTCCTCCCACCTCAGGTGAATCCAAATTTGAATAAGCTAGGATTAGCAGGCCATAGTCGTGGAGGTAAAGTCGCGTTTGGCTTAGCATTGCGCAAATCCAATCTCACGACCCTCGACATTTCGGCCATCATAGGCATCGACCCTGTCGATGGGATGGACAAAGGGAGACAAACGCCTCCTCCGATCCTAAGTTATGCTCCTCATTCATTCGATCTTGGTGGCTCGGGAGTTTTGGTTATAGGATCAGGATTAGGGGAAATAAAGAAGAATCCTCTCTTTCCTCCTTGTGCACCAAAAGGGGTGAATCATCAGGACTTCTACAACGAATGTTGCAAACCGGCTTATTATTTCGTGGCCAAGGATTACGGGCATCTTGATATGTTGGACGATGACACGAAGGGGATTCGAGGGAAGGCAACGTTTTGTTTGTGCAAGAATGGTAAGTGCCGAGAGCCGATGAGGAGATTCGTGGGAGGGGTCGTGGTGGCATTCTTGAAAGGCTACTTGGAAGGTGATATGAGAGAGCTTACGGGGTTGAGAGAAGGGCGTGAAATGCTTCCCGTTGAGCTTCAAAGATTCGAATGCCTTGTGTAA